CAGTGTGTTGACGGCCTTCACGGTCGTACGGTCCATCAGTTCGAGGAGCGACGGGCCGTGGCCGCTCTCCATGATCTTGCAGACGGCGTCGCAGGCGGCCTCGACGGAGGGGAACTCGGCGGCGAGGACGAGCTGTTGGGGCGGCTCGGGCTTGAGCGCGAGGACGGCGCGGACGACGATGCCGAGGCTGCCCTCGGAGCCGACGAAGAGCCGTGTCAGGTCGTATCCGGCGACGCCCTTGGCGGTGCGGCGGCCGGTGCTCATGAGCCGCCCGTCGGCGAGGACGACGTCGAGCCCGAGGACGTACTCGGCGGTGACGCCGTACTTCACGCAGCACAGGCCGCCCGAGGCGGTGCCGATGTTCCCGCCGATGGTGCAGGTCTCCCAGCTGGAGGGGTCCGGCGGGTAGTACAGGCCGTGCTCGCCGACCGCGCGGGACAGCGTGGCGTTGACGACGCCCGGTTCGACGACGGCGATGCGGTCGACGGGGCTGATCTCCAGGATGCGGTCCATCTTGACGAGGGACAGGACGATGCAGCCGTCGCTGGCGTTCGCGGCGCCGGACAGGCCGGTGCGGGCGCCCTGGGGGACGACGGGGACGCGCAGCTCGGTGGCGGTGCGCATGACGTGCTGGACCTGCTCGACGGTGCGGGGCAGGACCACGACGGCCGGGTCGCCCGCCTCGCAGAAGCTCGCCATGTCGTGGGCGTACGAGGAGGTGACGTCCGGGTCGGTGAGGATCGCCTCGGCCGGCAGGCCGTCCTGGAGGAGTTCGACGAGAGTGCGGCTCATGATCACAGCGTCGCACCCGGGGCCATCGGTGTGAACCCGTGTGCGACGCCGTTCCGCGGGCCGGGATGTGCTCTTCGTATGGACGGCAGTGGCGCACAGTGACGTCATGAGGCCTTCGGTGAAGCGTGTGCTGATCGGCTCCGTGGCGGGGAGCGTGGTGCTCGGCGGCGTGCTGGTGCTGCTGCCCCCGGGCGGCGGCGGGAAGGCGGAACCGCCCGCGCTCGGTCCGGCCGGACGGGCGATGGCGGCCGTGGGGACGGGGGCGCCCGCCGCGCTGCCGGACCTGGCGGTGCTCATCGGTGAGCGCGAGGCACACGTGCGGGCGCATCCGGGGGACGAGCAGTCGTGGGCGGTGCTCGGCTCCGCGTATGTGGCGCGGGGTGTGCGGACGGCGGACTTCGCGGACTTCCCGAAGGCGGACCGCGCGCTGCACACATCCCTGAGGACGAACCCGGATCGGAACCCCGAGGCCCTGACGGGCCTGGCCGCGCTCGCCAACGCCCGCCGCGACTTCCGTGCGGCCCGCAAGTGGGGCGAGCTCGCGGTGAAGCAGGCGCCGAAGCGGTGGACGTCGTATCCGGCGCTGATCGACGCGTACAGCGGGCTCGGCGACGCGAAGGGCGTGGGCCGGGCCCTGGAGTCCTTGCAGGAGCTGGGTTCGGGGACCGCGGTGCTTGCACGGACCGGGCAGGTCTACCGCGACCGCGGCTGGCGCGAGGACGCGAACGCGGCGCTCACGGACGCGGCGGCGCTCGCCGCGGCACCGGCGGCGAAGGCGGTGGCGCTGCACCGGGTGGCGGAGCTCGCGTGGGAGCGGGGCGAGCCGACGGTGGCGCTGCGCTACTACGACGCGGCGCTCGCGGCCGACGCCGAGCACCACCCGTCGCTTGCGGGCCGGGGCCGCGCGCTCGCCGCGCTGGGCCGCTCCTCGGAGGCGCTGCTCGCCTACCGCTCGGCACTCACGAAGCACCCGCTGCCCGAGTACGCGCTGGAACTGGGCGAGTTGTACGAGTCCCTCAGACTCACCCCGGCGGCACGAGCCCAGTACGACGCACTCCGCACCCTGGTGAAGCAGGAGAAGACCCGCGGCATCAACAACGAACGCGTACTCGGCCTCCTTGAGGCGGACCACGGCGACGCCGAAGCGGCGGTGAAGCGGCTGACCGCGGAGTACAAGCGGCACGGCAGCCCGGAGACGGCGGACGCGCTGGGCTGGGCGCTGCACCGCTCCGGGGACAGCAAGGCGGGCCTGAAACTCGCGACGAAGGCGATGGACAAGGGTCCGCGCAGCGCTCTGTTCGCGTTCCACCGGGGTTCTATCGAGCGGGAGTTGATGTACTACGGCGCATCCCGCCGCCACCTGAACGAGGCCGTGCGCATCAACCCGTACTTCTCGCCGCTCAGCGTACCGGCGGCGAAGCGGGCGCTCGAGGCCCTGGGCGACCCGCCGGAGGGCGGCCCGGAGGAGATCTACGCCCCGGCCCCCGCCCAGCAGATCACCCGGCCCTCACCCCGGCGCCGGACTCCGGCCCCGACGCGGACCACCCCGACGCGCTAGCCCCAGGGCGCTTCGAGGGCGGCCCGCAGCGCGTCGACCGCGTCCCGGCCGATGCGCTCGGCGAGCAGCTCCTCCATTCGCGCCAGCACGGCTTCCGCCTCGCGGTGCGCGCGTTCGCCTTCCGGGGTGCGCCGGATCAGCCGCTGCCGGGCGGACGCGGGGTCGGGGGCCTGCTCCAGGAGTCCGGCACCGACGAGGCCGTGGACGGCCTGGTGGGCGGTCTGCCGGGTGACGTTCATGCGGCGTGCGAGCTCGGAGACGGTGGTGCCCTCGTCGTCCAGGACGGCGAAGAGCTGCACCTGTGTCGGCGACACGGGGGTGGCGCCCGCCGCGTCCATGGCGGCCAGCAGCCCGTCCTCGAACCAGCGGCGTGCTTCGCCGAGGAGCTGGGGCAGGTTGCGTCGGGCGGGTTCCTTCGACATTAATGTCAGGGTACCTGACACCGGGTACCTGACATTTCCGTACGAGCCTCCAGGAGCATCCGCCCATGACCATCGAGTACGCCACCCGCTACCGCACGGCGTCCCGGATCCCCCCGGAACCGGGCAAGCCCTACTTCATCGAGAAGGGCGAAGGCGACCGCGCCCATCTGTTCGGGGACCTGATCACCGTCTACGCGGGCGGCGAGCAGACCGAGAACACCTTCAACTTCTTCACCGTCGAGGGCCCCAAGGGCGACCTCATACCGGCCCACGTGCACGCCGACACGCACGAGGTCTTCTACGTCACCCAGGGCGCCGTCCGGCTCTTCGTCGAAGACACCGAAGGTGAGCAGCTGGTGAAGCTGCTCACCCCCGGCGACTTCGGCTTCGTGCCGAAGAACTGCCTGCACGCCTACCGTATGGAGCGCCACCACAGTCAGGTCGTGGGCGTCGCGGCGGGGCCGGGCAGAACATTCGAGCGGTTCTTCGAGAACCTCGGCGCTCCCACGCAGCAACACGGGTTGCCGCACCATCCGTTGATCCCGGAACCCGGCAGGTTCGGGAGCGTCCCCGCGGAGTACGACGTGCGTTTCGCGCCGGACCACACGTGGCGGACGGACCAGCGG
The sequence above is a segment of the Streptomyces sp. Je 1-369 genome. Coding sequences within it:
- a CDS encoding FAD-binding oxidoreductase, which produces MSRTLVELLQDGLPAEAILTDPDVTSSYAHDMASFCEAGDPAVVVLPRTVEQVQHVMRTATELRVPVVPQGARTGLSGAANASDGCIVLSLVKMDRILEISPVDRIAVVEPGVVNATLSRAVGEHGLYYPPDPSSWETCTIGGNIGTASGGLCCVKYGVTAEYVLGLDVVLADGRLMSTGRRTAKGVAGYDLTRLFVGSEGSLGIVVRAVLALKPEPPQQLVLAAEFPSVEAACDAVCKIMESGHGPSLLELMDRTTVKAVNTLARMGLPETTEALLLAAFDTPDPTADLAAVGALCEAAGATQVVPAEDAAESELLLQARRLSLTALEAVKGSTMIDDVCVPRSRLAEMLVGVERIGEKYGLTVGVCAHAGDGNTHPTVCFDATDPDEGRRARESFDEIMALGLELGGTITGEHGVGVLKKEWLAREIGPVGVEMQQAVKAAFDPHSLLNPGKLF
- a CDS encoding tetratricopeptide repeat protein, yielding MRPSVKRVLIGSVAGSVVLGGVLVLLPPGGGGKAEPPALGPAGRAMAAVGTGAPAALPDLAVLIGEREAHVRAHPGDEQSWAVLGSAYVARGVRTADFADFPKADRALHTSLRTNPDRNPEALTGLAALANARRDFRAARKWGELAVKQAPKRWTSYPALIDAYSGLGDAKGVGRALESLQELGSGTAVLARTGQVYRDRGWREDANAALTDAAALAAAPAAKAVALHRVAELAWERGEPTVALRYYDAALAADAEHHPSLAGRGRALAALGRSSEALLAYRSALTKHPLPEYALELGELYESLRLTPAARAQYDALRTLVKQEKTRGINNERVLGLLEADHGDAEAAVKRLTAEYKRHGSPETADALGWALHRSGDSKAGLKLATKAMDKGPRSALFAFHRGSIERELMYYGASRRHLNEAVRINPYFSPLSVPAAKRALEALGDPPEGGPEEIYAPAPAQQITRPSPRRRTPAPTRTTPTR
- a CDS encoding MarR family winged helix-turn-helix transcriptional regulator, with product MSKEPARRNLPQLLGEARRWFEDGLLAAMDAAGATPVSPTQVQLFAVLDDEGTTVSELARRMNVTRQTAHQAVHGLVGAGLLEQAPDPASARQRLIRRTPEGERAHREAEAVLARMEELLAERIGRDAVDALRAALEAPWG
- a CDS encoding quercetin 2,3-dioxygenase, translating into MTIEYATRYRTASRIPPEPGKPYFIEKGEGDRAHLFGDLITVYAGGEQTENTFNFFTVEGPKGDLIPAHVHADTHEVFYVTQGAVRLFVEDTEGEQLVKLLTPGDFGFVPKNCLHAYRMERHHSQVVGVAAGPGRTFERFFENLGAPTQQHGLPHHPLIPEPGRFGSVPAEYDVRFAPDHTWRTDQRTD